GTCTGCGCATTGATAGTCaataagacaaaaacaagagaatttaatgtgtgctttttttcacgttcatgttttattataaaataaggaACAACACAATAAAGTTAAAAGAccatgttgtgtgtgtttgtgtgtgttttctttccctGCGGCATGTTTgtcatttcttgtttttagcGCTGACCTGCTCCTGGGCGGCTTTCTTAGCCTTTATCATCTCCACCAGCTCCTGCAGAAACACATCAACACCGGGACGTAGAGATCAGggtttacattattattaaagtgtgTTAGAcgcattattttaatatgaagacACCAATTTATGTGTTATTAATAACGCTAAACATTAATactgataaatattaaaatattacacaaaagagtaaaaacatttacactaATTGCATAGCACCTTCTAAATCTATATTATTAATCAGTGAGCATTACAAtaagaatgtgtttgtgttacaggaataacattaacatttattataattatgattttaaataatttgtacaaaatatattttttaatgacccTGTTCTAATTCTAGCTTATTAATCAGCTTGCATTAAAAGTAtgttacacacattttattagtatgattcaggtatttttaaatattaaagaaaatgtaatcaCCTCATTCTAAGATTAACAAGATTTAAGAATTACAGACATTATAATACAAGTAAGGAATAATTGACTCTGGGCtgttaaattagaaaaataatgcaaacccACCACCTCAGGTGTGCagtatttttctaataatacaACAGCCCAGAGTCAATTATTCCTCTTGTTGCTAATAAGTTCTTACATgttgtaaaagtttttgtttaaaaaaaaaatagttttttatttacagaaagaaaaaaaaatatatagatgtaattattttacagatctattcttgttttataatatacttgtataataattattatttgtattatgatttagaacattttaattagcatATTTCTAATTCTAccttaatgaattttatttttattcaatgtcATTTGTTGttctgtataatatataataaagtttcaattttgcttaaatatatttctaatacatttctatattttacgtttttaaatgtcattcattcattaatgttttcagtatcattattatgaaatttaatactttaattttgaaaagatcttattttattatacacttAGCACCTTCTAATTGTACCTCAATGTTGTTGCTCGGGTCTTTCTTCTGTATATTAATTTTTGGGCAACGCTATATGTAAACAATTATACCATGTTTAATtaggggaagaaaaaaaaaaaagtttttcttttgtgcgTGTGTGGCACAAGTCTGTCAGTTTGTGATGACTAACGATGCAGAAGATCAAACCTTGTATCTCTTCATGCAGTCTTTCTTGGAGCGTCCAGGCACGGTGTCGGAGATCTTCTCCCAGCGCTCCGGTGTGTTCACTGGGTACGTCTTCAGCGCCTGCTCCAGCAGCTTCTGCTCCTCTGTAGTCCAGGGTGAGGGGTTGGACTCACTAACAGCTGGAGGAAACATTTGGATGAGTGTTCATAATGGGGCTGTTTGTGATGACGACAAGTCGTATTTTAATCATGATCACAATATATGCTTCTCTCCAATATTTGCCTATTGGTCATTtattctgaaaacattttaatttatttaatggtaTCTTACATGGTGTTTGGTTACCAGATGAAAGTACTTACGaggatactccaccccaaaatggaaAATACTGTCCTATTAGACATTCTCTTGGCTTGAGCTTGTGTAAAAATTTCAATAACTAGCGAAAtcataaattatgatttattagtttgcattataataaaagtgtcagagaaatactattattacaagtattttttttatttagtattatttataaaaatacaaaaattgtattattaaattacttcCATTATAAAAGTGTGttctaaaaataactatattatgattattattaatattatgattaccattttacattttattagtaataaaatgCTTATTATACTATCTTCCactataataaaagtgtgtgttattgttataataagaagaagaagaatatgctaataataataataataatactattaagtaatattaagATATGAGAATTGtactaatataaacattaattaatattaatattatttattaatttaatagaaaatatctttcttattttacatgtattattttaatttattattatttacttgcaACCCGATTCTAATTCAACCCTATCAAGACTCACGAACTGGCAATCATCATGTGACCTACCATCAAATCTCTCTGATGGCATTGCGTTGTCTACAGTCGGAGGAACAGCCGAATGCTCCTTCTTGAACTTCTCAAAGGCCTTTCGGTTAATCTCGTCTTTCTGGTGAGGATCTGCCATCAAGAAAGCAAGCTAATTAGCCATAACACTTCAATCTGGCATACAGCATGAACCCAGAGCGCCGTGACCCACCCAGCTTCTGCAGTGTCTTTGCTTTATTGATGACGTCTTTGGCGGTTCTCCTTATGCCGCTGCTGGAGTGCTGGTTCATGTAGTTGGCGATCACCTCCCACCTGTCCAATCACAGCACACCTCCGTCAGAAACATCGGATCACCTGTACGGTCTGAGATCTGGCAGGTGGTTTACATGAAGACTCACCTGGCGTTGGTTCCGGCGGGAAACAGGTTGACTGCTTTGATGAGCAGCTGCAGATCTTCCTCGTTCCAGCCTCTGTTATTGGGCCCTCCTCCTCCTGAGCTGGTGTGCTCAGCCCCGCGGGCCGCCTGCTGCGCCTGCATCTccacctccttctccttctgCATCTGGACGTTCACCTCCtgcacctgaaacacacagacgAGGCTTCAACCACAGAAACACCTCGGAGCAACCTACAGGACCAATCAGCATTTACCAAAAATAGCAGTAATTTATaatgttgcttaaaaaaaaaaaaaaactaaaaacattaataataatatattttaaataattaatatttaaaaaataatacataaaaaaaacattaggatgtatatgttttacacatatgatataatatattttgaatttgtaacTGTTCataatacttatttaaaaaaatatatatatttaattcaaatactttttagtaatattacttggcacctttttaaaaatgtaccttacttttattattccttttttgtcagtttcatataatataatataacataacataatataacataGCTTTGGTATTCAgcttttacaaatattataatattaattaaaatattaaggtctgtctattgtattattattaatatttaaaaaattataagaattaaaattattgtttaggtttctaataaatgctgttatttgaAAGTTTctattcatccaaaaataataataataatattgggcagcacaaccgttttcaatattgataaacAAATGTctcaagcagcaaatcagtatattagaatcaGTATATTTCTGAAggttcatgtgacactgaagactggagtaatgatgctgacaattcagctgcacttcacagaaataaattacattttacttcatACTCACagaaaaacagttatttgaaattgtaataatatttaaattgtttttactgtatattaatatatcaaataaacacagccttgttaaaacatttaaaaatcatacagaACAACAGTATGTGCACATACACAGATTAATAACTTAATGCAAACAGGGTTAATAGTGTGGTTTTGAGTGGTTTGTGCTTCTAACCCGTTTCTCCAGAGCCGCTTTACTCTGCTCTTTATTCCCAGAGGCCAAAGCTTCATTCAGCGTCTGCAAACTacaaatcaaaccaaaaaatgttttttccctcATGCAGCTGTGTTTCAGAAAATCAACTCAGTAAAACACCAACatatgaccctggaccacaaagccaGTCATAAGACACAAGTGCAAGAACTTCAAAATATCGCCCAAGTTGTAATGAGTGCATTGTTGGCTAAAACCGTGCCACGTATGACTGGTTTTGGCTCCAGTGTCACACACTGTATTTCCAAGCTGTACCTGGTCAGCTCTAAGCGGTCACAGAGTTTCTCCACCTCCTCCATCATCCTGACGCTGTCGGCTTCACTCTCTGTGAAGTAGTTGTGAGTCTGAGAGAAGCAGAGACAGAGATGAGCGTCGGAAGCTTTCAGAGAGCTGAATGTATGATATCGTACGGAGGGTTTCCCACCTTGCAAGTGGTCCTGAGCTTCTGCCGCTCTTTCTTGATGGCCTTCTTCTGGGCTTCTTTCTCCTTCTTGGCCTGCTGTGCTGCCTGTCGGgccgcctcctcctccttctccctCTGAACCCGCACTGCCTCCTCTTCCGCCTGACGTGCCTGCACACATAAAACTGTGAGAGAGAACTCAGAGTACCACACAGACATTACACACAACAGATTAAAGTGACTAATTTACTTAAATATCCTGTACAGCACGTTTTGACTGtaggttgtttgttttttttacttttgtacatcaagaaacttaattaaaatgacaaatattgcCTTGGCATCTAGCAAGTTTAAtatctgtttatttcagttaagctttattatatatatatatatattaaaaatattagttacaataagaaaacaaaactatagaacacaaatattacataacatttgcaataataaaaaaacaaataattatttattgtacttatttatataacacatttttaacgtattatgattattaatgtataaatgttatttttctgctttaattgtatgttttgcatttatacatacacataaaatattacacacagaTGTAATCTCTTGATATTTGGTCATTTACAGcttaatcaaatatattaaaaactgaaaatatttatgttttatgttcagTGAGTGTTCAGTGGCACTGACCCGCTCTTTCTCCTCCTGCTCTCGTTTCTTCGCCTCTACTTTAGCCTTCTTCTCCGACTCTTTCCTggctttctcctcctctttgaATTTCTTTATTCGCGGGTCACAGTTGTAGGCCGTGTCTGCATCACATCAcgtcacacacattcacacagacgCTCACAGGAAGATCACTGATCTCTGTGTCTGACCTCAAACTTACCAACAAGCGTCCGTATCCTATTCATCTCTTCCTTCTTTCTCTGAGCTCGAGAGGCTCGGTTCTGTTTCTCAATCCACCTCCTCTCATCTCgactgagagaaacacacagcaaaatcaaatacattttttttatattttatataaaatgaatatatatatataacgtatttatcacgttatgggaccaaatgtccccacaaggataggaataccagtaaattttgaccatgtgacattttttaggtccccatgaggaagcaagcttataaaacatacagcattacatttttgaatatctAAAAATGGCAGTAGTtacctgtaaggggtaggtttaggtgtagggttggtaaAAAGTAAACcactttaatgtgtgtgtgtgtgtgagtatataaatgaaataaaaggttaGATAAAGTTGCTAGATGCCAAGGACATCTAGcctaataactaataattacCTAATTATTACCgttaacaaactaaaacatacataaatatatatacacacacacatatacatgtatatacacacacatatacatatacacacagatatacacatacatgtatggtttagtttgctaaaaataatatctacatgaagtaataattacaattttacaaaatacttAATCAAAACCAAtgatatatagtatagtatatatatatcctatatcTCTATAGTATTGATATATATCCAAGTATTACTCACCATTCagctttttccttttcctcttcatctaaatatgaaaattctcTCCACGAGTCGAAGTTGTACCTTCAGAACAACAAAAAGGAACAgacatgtaaatgtgttttcttccaGCATTagttataaattaaatgagCTATTTTACTCACCAAAAGGAATAGAAATTATCCACCTCTTCAAAAGACGCGTCCCCGGCTCCCAGACTCGGGGTGTGTTTTTTAGAAGACCATCTGATTGAGAGAAGTACAGCGGCATGATATCCAGCACCAAACCAGAATCATCTGAATCAGTCATGAGAGGCGTTTACCTGCTGTTCCTCTCAAACACCGGCGCAAACACCGCAAAGAAGTTTTCTTTGCCTTCTGCTTTTGAAGGAACCATGTTGTCAAAAGTGGGGTCCACGCTGTCAAACGCTCTTCGCTTCACAGGATCTGACAGGATCTCCATCGCTGCATCGTACGAGAGCAGGTAAAAGACCCGATCTTCAAACGCAAACGCCTTTATTTCACttataataaagcaataaattcCAAACCTTTTGTTATGCAAGTGAAATAATCATTATCGCCCTCCGTAATCTGCTCTCCGGCTGCTTTCCGTTTGTCTGGGTGATGTTTGAGGACCATGGCTTTATCTGTGGAGAtacaatttaatgtttatgaaagAAGTTCAAACTAGTATTGtacaaagattttaaaacatgcaaatcaCTAAAAGTCAAACTTACGAGCAGCTTtgatctgtttctgggtagCTTTGTACCGGATGTGTGCGAGACCTAAAACAGCATAGTGATCTTGGTTCTGCAACATCAAGAGAAACACATATCAATACATTCAGTTCACAGACTCCGTTCACAGGGCTCTGACACAGAGACATGTCTCTACACATACCTTCCAGTCTTTGGGGTCCAGTGTCTTTAGCATGGGATACTCCTCCAGCTGCAGcccctcatcctcctcttcctcagacagctcctcctcttcctctagCTCTTGAAATGAAGCCGACACATTTCTACTCCTACGCTTCAAAAACGCCTCGAACCAGCGACCCACAGGCTCAACCTGAACCTGCACTGAGGCTAAGACAAAGACACAAGGCAGAAATCCATTTCAGAAACACACGTTTTTATATCTCAAAAAAGTTACTCAAAGTCTTCCTAAGACTAGAACGCATATTGTTTTTAGGATAACTTtgttgaaaggttttgatccacttcactTCAAATGTTAACTACTACAggatatactatatatatgcaacatataaacatattgacttatatatatatatatatatatatatatatatatatatatatatatatatatatatatatatatatatatagctagatagatagaataagcTAGTAAGCTGTACACGCTGAAGATAAACcactctcatgctatttgtaacttgAGGAAtaaggaatattttttttttcctccacaacCACCATTATTGTATAAACACAGTCCATtcaagtaaatacatttactcTAAATGACATATGTCCGTTTTTCACCAGAAGATTACTTTGCACtttgttttcactttattttgccTGTTATAGAAAAAACCGTCtctaaacataaattaaaatcaatccAAAACAAAACGTAAATAAGTTTGGTGTAAGAAAGAGTGGCCATTTGTTCCCGTGCCTTCATAATTTCCGCTCAGCGGTAGAGCATGACAATACAACCATATCCCAACATGTGACTAAGAGAGATCTTTCATGCATAATTGTGTGCATTGTCCAGATGAGTGTATGATGCAGATCTGCTGTGTCTCTCATCATTACTGTCACACTCACCGGCGACCGCATTATAAAGCACTGTAAGCTGCCCGTCTAACCCCTCCTTCAGCATCTTCACTAGTTCACAGACACGGATGACCTAAAGAGCTCGCATTAGCGTGAAAGATCGGCTTGATTCGGTGATTTTTAAGCCGCTGTTTCGCTCCGGTCTGCCAGATCCACATGGGCCCCGCACAGCTGTCTGCTGGGGAACTTTGTGTTACACTCACAGACTTCCGGTGAGCTACAGCGCGATAACATTTGGTTCCGCTACCACAGAGCTTACACCAATTTCCCATGGTAATAATAGTTCCCGCCAAAATACTACTTAattttactacagtaaaaccataatacattaatacattatttttgcaaatcaCTGTAAAAAGCAACAATATGGCActagttttatctttttttctagaaatgatgacaaactcatttatttttatatgtattttattgttttattactgtTGCATAAGTTGCAAATAGGATCAAAAACGAGAATAAGGCATTCATTCTCTACAATTGTTAttcattactgtaaaaaaagaaagttaaatcAGTTGGACTCACAACTGGTATTGTGTTCAAGCTgatcatttctaaataatataattatcaattatatattatatatattatatataacgtaaataagtaattatttaaaatactgcatGAATTAAGGatatgtacacacatgcatacacacacacacacacacacatacatatatatatatatatatatatatatatatatatatatatatatatatatatatatatatatatatatatatattatattattattattattattattatactctGTAAGGTTTTAAGATGACATTATTTGTCTTATGTTTCATTGGAAAATGTCACAATTCACATTTTTTCCTTGTGGTACAATCTttattgacaaataaaaattatccATTATGAACATCTGTACAGATTACAGTAAACATACAGAAACTGTGGACCCGTTGGCATCTCAGAACAGGTAAGAGACAGTTAGTCTGACTGGCAAACCTACCAAAACACTCCTCAGGCCTATTGCAGTTTACGGTTCATGCCTCACAAAGTATCAGAATTCATTGTAAAAGCCCAAAGTATTAGACTGTACACCTCGTGTGGTGAATAACTTCACCATAACACTGCTGTTGTTTTACTAAAGGACATAGTCCCAATGTTTTAGGAAATGTACATTTGGTTAGTTCGTTTTGCTGTTGACACTTCACATCTCTGTGCGATCTAAAGGAAAGCGTTATTTGTACATCCACTCAATCCAGTTGAACGACTGGCACTGACCTGTTTGTTTtcacatataaaaacacatacgcAGCACACGCAAACCTAAACATGAGCTGGAGTGACGTGTCGGGGTTCAATGTGATTACAGCAGATCTGAGATCAGGCCACTCACAGCCACTGGAGAAATGCATTCAGAGCAGCATCCATCCACAAATATTCATCAGtgtttcaaacaaaacaaaacaaaaacaatgacagtACAATGtgttgttaacattttaaaagaggaaaaaggcACCCAATCCTCACATCTGACAGATACTCAAGGCTTTGCTGGTGCCAAAAACTCATTTGACTTAAtctcacaaaacatttacagctcatatttcatattatactttgaaatttaatattatatttttatatagcctATTTCAATGACCATTTAGATGGattttttccttaaaatgtgtatatatatgcacacacatacatatttttgaataaggaaaatgtctgtattttcaGCCTATTTCAGTTAtaacaaatttttaattttgtgatcTTAGCTCCCATTTTTAGTTGTTAAactgaatagattttaaattactgtaatacagtatttttttaattgattaaataagcATGAATTAAGGGTAGTAAAACGAATAccacaatatataaatacaacatagtttaaataatacataattatctGTGCactatagtaataacaatattatgaaatgtgTCATAAATAGGCTGCTTcatctttcatttatatatataacattttttttttgtactgaaatATGACCTGTGCATGTTCTTGACCAGTTCCATGAGATTTACCTGTTagtatctttcttttctctcacaAAATTCACAGTTCTGTTCTTTTCAAAATCACCAGAAGAAAGATCTCATAAGAAACCGTTAAGAACAGAAAAgattaatacatttgcattttagttaaaaaccaTCATATATCATTTGTCATCTTCAGTCTTTTAgtatatttacaaacatttgtgttttaatcaAAGCATAAAATGAGCTAACGACCCTCCTGCTCACCAGCTAATTCCCAGAAATCTCATCGCCCGAATCTCTGATGCTGTCAGGAATCCAGTTATCCGTTCAGGAGCAGCAGTGAAGGGGGCTTTTAAAGGGCTCGTCTGAGTCTTAAAGGGAAGTCTGGGCTCACAAAAGCGCTAACGGACTGAATTCAGAGCGGTCAAACGCTGAATAAGCCGCATGGAATGAATTTGACATTCCCTACATCACAATCCCAGAATGTCGAGCTCTGTGGGTGAGTGCAATGGAGGAATAATGGAAGTGCACTTCCATGTAACAGGTTTGTAAAGCTGGtcaataattattattccaTTACAACAAAAACTGATCAGCCGACAGTAACCggcttcaaaaataaatggttaagGCATTCTTCACCGGAAATCCCACACGACTTTGGTTTGTCCCTCTAAAGAACGTCCCAAAGGTGCCTAAGAGGTGATGTGAGGGTCATAAAGGCCCTGGAGATGTGTGTGGGTGGTTCATGTAGACAGAGGAGTGTTGATTTGTgttgtactgtgtgtgtgtgtgtgtgtgtgtgtcctatCTGCGTGTGGCTGATGCCGGAGTGCTGAAGAGTGGTGTTAGGGTGCTGGGTGATGTCTGGGACAGGAGCAGGTTGCCGTTGGTGGTAGATGGGCGACTGATCCGCAGACGTCTCAGGTACTCGGCGTGAACAGGTTTGTGGCTTTGCAGGACCTTAATGGCCTCGTCAACAGGAAACCACTCACGCTTCCGGCCTACGGAAAAATACTGCAGTATGAGCAAAATACACtgcaaatactgtaaatattagaatattatgaataaatatattgtggGGTCTTACAACTTTCTTAAAATATGGATCATTATCATACAATAGTGCTTTGTTATTACCTTTTAACatggaattaaataaaataaaaattaaattgataataaaattgaagtaaaatacattttcttgttatgtttcatgtttttgcaattttcattttgaatggaGGATAGGACAGCACTTAAAGataatgtgtaataattttttttgagattttctcattttcataacataattgaataaaagaaaagaaaaaagaaaaattaaatttgggTGGAATGGGaaggcttttaaaataaatgcacataagcTTTTAGAGATTTTTTGTTATCCttcatatttttgcaataaagaTAAGGTTCAACTGAACTGAAGTAGCAGGATGGGAGtgcagttaaattaaattacattttattatctttaatattttgcaataaagaTGAGATGAAttcaataaattttttttaaatctaataaaataaatttacaatttaaagctTAATTTTAGGGAGCAGGAGAGAGTGGGAAGGTAGTtctatatacaaatatatgtatagagttgtttttatttaaatgtccatatcattcacattttttgcaatatttctaggttttaaatttaattataaaatagaaataaattgcatagaaattttaattattggagcaaggaaagaatgaaaatgccaataaatatgtaatgtctttttgtatttttttttttttttactataaagataaaattaaattgaactgaactgaattttttttttattaaaaaaaaaaaaaaagggataaGAAGGCAGTTGTATGTATCTGAATTGTGCTTTTGGACATCCTGTTTTCATTTCTATtaccaataaatatattaattaactaaaattgtaaaaatcatttaaactttaaaaacactggCCCCAAACATATAGACTTAACATCATGAAacaagtctgtgtgtgtaatatacatGCGGCCAGGAAACAGCCGAACAATCAGGAGACCCCTGAGACCTAAATACCTTTGTGATACCCATCACAAAAAAAGCAGTACACAAATACAAACTCACCAATATTGACAGAATCCTCCCAGGCATCCAGCGTTTCTGTGACCGtcagcacatacacatacgtCCGGTGTTTCCTGTCCTGGTTCTGCTgttgttgaaaaataaac
This region of Puntigrus tetrazona isolate hp1 unplaced genomic scaffold, ASM1883169v1 S000000223, whole genome shotgun sequence genomic DNA includes:
- the dnajc2 gene encoding dnaJ homolog subfamily C member 2, which encodes MLKEGLDGQLTVLYNAVAASVQVQVEPVGRWFEAFLKRRSRNVSASFQELEEEEELSEEEEDEGLQLEEYPMLKTLDPKDWKNQDHYAVLGLAHIRYKATQKQIKAAHKAMVLKHHPDKRKAAGEQITEGDNDYFTCITKAMEILSDPVKRRAFDSVDPTFDNMVPSKAEGKENFFAVFAPVFERNSRWSSKKHTPSLGAGDASFEEVDNFYSFWYNFDSWREFSYLDEEEKEKAECRDERRWIEKQNRASRAQRKKEEMNRIRTLVDTAYNCDPRIKKFKEEEKARKESEKKAKVEAKKREQEEKERARQAEEEAVRVQREKEEEAARQAAQQAKKEKEAQKKAIKKERQKLRTTCKTHNYFTESEADSVRMMEEVEKLCDRLELTSLQTLNEALASGNKEQSKAALEKRVQEVNVQMQKEKEVEMQAQQAARGAEHTSSGGGGPNNRGWNEEDLQLLIKAVNLFPAGTNARWEVIANYMNQHSSSGIRRTAKDVINKAKTLQKLDPHQKDEINRKAFEKFKKEHSAVPPTVDNAMPSERFDAVSESNPSPWTTEEQKLLEQALKTYPVNTPERWEKISDTVPGRSKKDCMKRYKELVEMIKAKKAAQEQVSAKNKK
- the nudt4b gene encoding diphosphoinositol polyphosphate phosphohydrolase NUDT4B isoform X2, translating into MKFKPNQTRTYDREGFKRRAACLCFKNEREDEVLLVSSSRNPDQWIVPGGGMEPEEEPCGAAVREVFEEAGVKGKLGRLLGVFENQDRKHRTYVYVLTVTETLDAWEDSVNIGRKREWFPVDEAIKVLQSHKPVHAEYLRRLRISRPSTTNGNLLLSQTSPSTLTPLFSTPASATRR
- the nudt4b gene encoding diphosphoinositol polyphosphate phosphohydrolase NUDT4B isoform X1, whose amino-acid sequence is MKFKPNQTRTYDREGFKRRAACLCFKNEREDEVLLVSSSRNPDQWIVPGGGMEPEEEPCGAAVREVFEEAGVKGKLGRLLGVFEQNQDRKHRTYVYVLTVTETLDAWEDSVNIGRKREWFPVDEAIKVLQSHKPVHAEYLRRLRISRPSTTNGNLLLSQTSPSTLTPLFSTPASATRR